The Zestosphaera sp. genome has a window encoding:
- the pfdA gene encoding prefoldin subunit alpha, with amino-acid sequence MSSDKSVEKKQVVSFEALLAQLTELKKYIDALQNQLNQVQEELNEIKSSINALTEFKGEGVSEFLAPADRRGYVLIRASPHYVDRVITHVGLEYYAELSLDKAFEVLSSREKEYRDIADELQRELVRALNHYEKLENLVNSILIQAQQARAQQARSTSS; translated from the coding sequence TTGAGTTCAGATAAGAGTGTTGAGAAAAAACAGGTAGTGAGTTTTGAGGCTCTCTTAGCTCAGTTAACTGAGTTGAAGAAGTATATTGATGCTTTGCAGAATCAACTTAATCAAGTTCAGGAAGAATTAAATGAGATCAAGTCTAGTATTAACGCATTAACAGAGTTTAAGGGTGAGGGCGTGAGTGAGTTCTTAGCTCCTGCTGATAGGAGGGGGTATGTCTTGATTAGGGCCTCACCACATTACGTTGACAGAGTCATAACGCATGTGGGCTTAGAATATTATGCTGAGCTTTCCCTAGATAAAGCTTTCGAGGTATTGAGTAGTAGAGAGAAAGAATATAGAGATATTGCTGATGAGCTTCAGAGAGAACTTGTTAGAGCACTTAATCATTACGAGAAACTAGAAAACCTGGTTAATTCTATCCTGATTCAGGCACAGCAAGCAAGGGCTCAGCAGGCTAGGAGTACTAGCTCTTAA
- the ftsY gene encoding signal recognition particle-docking protein FtsY → MFRKIREALTSFVSTLGEAVSKKELSEKEFNEIFEEFQWLLLEGDVAFEAVEILRSRLASKLVGAKVPRLGSSREYVLGVIRDTLKELLAGSTFGKDLSALIKESQKPYVIVFLGVNGVGKTTTIAKVAYKLLSDGLKPLIVAADTFRAGALEQLEIHAGRVGVPIIKGKYGADPAAVAKDGVIHAVKSRYDAVLVDTAGRMHTDRDLMEELRKVVKVVKPNLKVLVLDALVGNDAVSQARWFDEAVGVDAVILTKVDADVKGGSALSIILTLGKKILYVGVGQSYSDLLEFNPDLILNNLLSINT, encoded by the coding sequence GTGTTTCGTAAGATTAGAGAAGCACTGACCAGTTTCGTTAGTACTTTAGGGGAGGCAGTAAGCAAGAAAGAATTAAGTGAGAAGGAGTTTAACGAGATATTTGAGGAGTTTCAGTGGCTCCTCTTGGAAGGAGACGTAGCTTTCGAGGCTGTTGAGATTCTTCGTTCTAGACTAGCTAGTAAGTTAGTTGGTGCTAAAGTGCCTCGCTTAGGTAGTTCTAGAGAGTATGTCTTAGGAGTAATTAGAGATACTCTTAAGGAGTTACTTGCTGGCAGTACTTTCGGTAAGGACTTAAGCGCTTTGATTAAAGAGTCTCAAAAGCCTTACGTCATAGTTTTCTTAGGTGTTAATGGGGTAGGGAAAACAACTACTATAGCTAAAGTTGCTTATAAGTTGTTGAGTGACGGGTTAAAGCCTCTAATTGTCGCGGCAGATACTTTCAGGGCTGGCGCGCTAGAACAGCTAGAGATACATGCAGGTAGAGTCGGGGTCCCGATAATTAAAGGTAAGTACGGCGCTGATCCGGCGGCGGTAGCTAAAGACGGGGTCATACACGCTGTTAAGAGCAGGTATGATGCAGTGTTAGTAGATACTGCCGGGCGGATGCATACCGACAGAGATTTAATGGAGGAACTCAGGAAGGTAGTTAAAGTTGTGAAGCCCAATCTAAAGGTCTTGGTTCTGGACGCTCTAGTAGGTAACGACGCTGTCTCGCAGGCTAGGTGGTTTGATGAGGCAGTAGGTGTTGACGCCGTGATACTCACTAAAGTAGACGCCGACGTTAAGGGCGGGTCAGCACTAAGCATAATACTAACTCTAGGGAAGAAGATACTGTACGTGGGTGTCGGACAGAGTTATAGCGACTTACTCGAGTTTAACCCTGACTTAATACTTAATAATCTTCTCAGTATTAACACTTAG
- the rpl18a gene encoding 50S ribosomal protein L18Ae: MSSEVKTYRVNGVALFSPDRTRSWQKFSLEVRALSREEALEKVYSLMGSRHKLKRKHIKILDVIEISPEEAEKRIVKELAQLEGWSS; the protein is encoded by the coding sequence GTGAGTAGTGAGGTCAAGACTTACAGGGTCAACGGGGTCGCGCTTTTCAGTCCTGATAGGACTAGGTCATGGCAGAAGTTTTCGTTGGAAGTTAGGGCTCTCAGTAGGGAGGAGGCTTTAGAGAAAGTTTATTCTTTGATGGGTAGTAGGCATAAGCTGAAGAGAAAACACATAAAAATACTTGATGTGATTGAGATAAGTCCGGAAGAAGCTGAGAAGAGGATTGTTAAGGAGTTAGCTCAGCTTGAGGGCTGGTCTAGTTGA
- a CDS encoding 50S ribosomal protein L39e: MARAKHVARKLRLASEAKSNRAIPIWVVVKTLRKVSWRPRLRHWRRGKLKNV; this comes from the coding sequence TTGGCTAGGGCTAAGCACGTAGCTAGGAAGTTACGTTTAGCTAGTGAGGCAAAAAGTAATCGAGCAATACCTATATGGGTCGTAGTAAAAACGTTGAGGAAGGTTTCGTGGAGACCTAGACTGAGGCATTGGAGGAGAGGTAAGTTAAAGAACGTGTGA
- a CDS encoding DNA-binding protein, with the protein MSEEYYDTELEEIKRRQMEALLRRQEEARRREEEAAREAQRQEILRRVMTPEARARLANVKLVKPELARAVEDYIINLALSGQLKDLIDDDTLKEILYTIDTRTRREYKITFREKR; encoded by the coding sequence GTGAGTGAGGAGTATTATGACACAGAATTAGAAGAGATTAAGAGGAGGCAGATGGAGGCCCTGCTTAGGAGGCAGGAGGAAGCCAGGAGAAGAGAAGAGGAGGCTGCTAGGGAGGCTCAGAGGCAGGAGATACTGCGTAGGGTCATGACCCCGGAGGCTAGGGCTAGACTAGCTAACGTGAAGCTCGTTAAGCCTGAGCTAGCCAGAGCTGTTGAAGACTACATAATAAATTTAGCTCTCTCGGGTCAGTTGAAAGACCTCATCGATGATGATACGTTAAAAGAGATTCTTTACACTATAGATACTAGAACTAGGCGTGAGTACAAGATTACGTTTAGGGAGAAGAGGTGA
- a CDS encoding translation initiation factor IF-6 — translation MPLEKLRVFGNPNIGVYIFTNNNVTLVPEGVEESVKKVLKNVLGTDVIEVRIADSTLLGVFVAGNDRAILLPKITREEELDKLRSAGLPAKIVQTTFTALGNVILTNNKFALLHPELSDKETDLIKSELGLSSVKKGALAKIPTVGSLGVLNDFSGVFHPDINSAELKYLESLFEVRAGTATVNFGVGFVKVGLVINNNGAVVGELTTGPEIMRIMEILNFSRA, via the coding sequence ATGCCCTTAGAGAAACTCAGGGTTTTCGGCAACCCTAACATAGGCGTCTACATATTCACTAACAACAACGTCACGTTAGTTCCTGAGGGGGTTGAAGAGAGTGTCAAGAAGGTTCTGAAGAATGTTTTAGGAACAGACGTCATAGAAGTTAGAATAGCTGACTCGACGCTGTTGGGAGTGTTCGTAGCAGGCAATGACAGAGCGATACTCTTGCCTAAGATAACCAGGGAGGAGGAGCTAGACAAGCTGAGGAGTGCTGGCTTGCCTGCCAAGATTGTTCAGACAACTTTCACAGCTTTAGGTAACGTGATATTAACTAATAATAAGTTCGCGTTGCTTCATCCTGAGTTAAGTGATAAAGAAACTGACTTAATAAAGAGTGAGTTAGGACTCTCTTCAGTTAAGAAGGGGGCTCTAGCTAAGATACCTACGGTGGGTTCATTAGGCGTGCTTAATGATTTCAGCGGGGTTTTTCATCCGGACATCAACAGCGCGGAATTAAAGTATCTTGAGTCTCTGTTTGAGGTTAGGGCTGGTACTGCGACGGTGAATTTCGGTGTTGGGTTCGTTAAGGTCGGCTTAGTCATTAATAATAACGGCGCTGTAGTTGGCGAGTTGACTACAGGTCCTGAGATAATGAGGATCATGGAGATCCTCAACTTCTCAAGAGCATAA
- a CDS encoding 50S ribosomal protein L31e has product MVEGSIYVVNLNKLKWTGLTRRNFRALRYVREFVKKHSKAEKVILDASINEFILSRSSDNLPARIAVCVTKLDDAGKVVKASLAVQVTEQVAREDSK; this is encoded by the coding sequence TTGGTTGAAGGCTCCATATATGTTGTGAATCTCAACAAGCTTAAGTGGACTGGCTTAACCAGAAGGAATTTCAGAGCGTTGAGGTATGTTCGTGAGTTCGTTAAGAAGCATAGCAAGGCAGAGAAGGTAATCCTAGACGCGTCAATTAACGAGTTCATCCTTTCAAGAAGTTCAGATAATCTTCCCGCGAGAATAGCTGTATGCGTTACTAAACTCGATGACGCTGGTAAGGTAGTTAAGGCGTCACTGGCTGTCCAAGTTACAGAGCAGGTAGCCAGAGAAGATAGCAAGTAG